A single Candidatus Eisenbacteria bacterium DNA region contains:
- a CDS encoding TonB family protein, giving the protein MKTRPSRIRLTPALTLAAMFASAAPGAAGYDPSRIFRDMFDAETVSQRADLCSQIPEGESPQYLLSFCQGLLALANRSDSLAVLLLEEALKLQPDFAAGCVIYADGYVERGDTRNAIRWYRRASAIAPKRLDPYYGIGRIWLERAETEGTQAYAEALQAFRQMTVADPSNPDGWSNVGMVLASMGRFDEAEESFKKALSLAPRDPALYESLGALASRRGDDAAAEDAWRQSLKVDPANATAAIELASLFGRQGRISEAAAVLEHGVATAQLGQAAGRLRRDLALLSLLEDRTKRAASLLEEAWALSPDARTLAALAHVHLLNDKVGDALPLLAEAAGKDSVATGPFVRAWQMKIAPELPEFGQSNPAGSFLLRKLGSRPLAPSEPAGAYATHHLVRLLLPDWALPDGKLTIERRAAQAEYDTPPVPVFRATATYPETAVGSEGTVQIRVKIDKDGGVRDARVIEGGGNPALEWAALDAAKRWRFQPALRNGKPVESEVTIPFRFSIAR; this is encoded by the coding sequence GTGAAGACAAGACCGAGCCGCATCCGCCTCACGCCCGCGCTCACGCTGGCCGCAATGTTCGCTTCGGCCGCTCCCGGCGCAGCCGGATACGATCCCAGTCGGATCTTCCGCGACATGTTCGACGCCGAGACGGTGAGTCAGAGGGCCGACCTCTGCTCGCAGATCCCTGAAGGCGAGTCTCCGCAATACCTGCTCTCCTTCTGTCAGGGCCTGCTCGCCCTGGCCAATCGGTCGGACAGCCTTGCCGTGCTGCTCCTGGAAGAAGCGCTCAAGCTGCAGCCCGACTTCGCCGCGGGGTGCGTCATCTACGCCGATGGATATGTAGAGCGCGGTGACACGAGGAACGCGATCCGATGGTATCGACGGGCCAGCGCCATCGCGCCGAAGCGTCTCGATCCCTACTACGGGATCGGACGGATCTGGCTCGAGCGGGCGGAGACCGAGGGGACGCAGGCATACGCGGAGGCTCTGCAGGCGTTCCGCCAGATGACCGTCGCCGACCCCTCGAATCCCGACGGGTGGTCGAACGTGGGGATGGTCCTCGCAAGCATGGGCCGGTTCGACGAGGCGGAGGAGAGCTTCAAGAAGGCCCTCTCCCTTGCCCCGCGGGATCCCGCCCTTTACGAGAGCCTCGGCGCCCTCGCGTCGCGTCGCGGCGATGACGCGGCGGCGGAAGATGCCTGGCGCCAGAGCCTGAAGGTCGATCCCGCGAATGCGACGGCGGCCATCGAGCTGGCCTCTCTGTTCGGAAGACAGGGGAGAATCTCCGAGGCCGCCGCCGTCCTGGAGCACGGCGTGGCGACAGCCCAGCTCGGTCAGGCGGCCGGGCGGCTGCGCCGGGATCTCGCGCTGCTCAGCCTGCTCGAGGATCGAACCAAACGCGCGGCGTCGCTCCTCGAGGAGGCTTGGGCCCTGAGCCCCGACGCGAGGACGCTTGCCGCTCTTGCGCACGTCCACCTGCTGAACGACAAGGTTGGCGATGCGCTCCCCTTGCTTGCCGAGGCAGCGGGCAAGGACTCGGTCGCGACGGGTCCCTTCGTGCGGGCCTGGCAAATGAAGATCGCGCCTGAACTGCCGGAGTTCGGCCAATCCAACCCGGCAGGCTCGTTCCTTCTCCGCAAGCTGGGCAGCCGGCCGCTCGCGCCTTCTGAGCCGGCCGGCGCCTACGCGACCCATCATCTCGTGCGCCTGCTCCTTCCCGACTGGGCTCTGCCCGACGGAAAGCTCACGATCGAGCGCAGAGCGGCCCAGGCGGAGTACGACACGCCCCCCGTCCCGGTTTTTCGCGCGACCGCGACCTATCCCGAGACGGCGGTGGGGAGCGAGGGAACCGTGCAGATCCGCGTCAAGATCGACAAGGACGGCGGCGTCCGGGACGCGAGGGTCATCGAGGGGGGAGGCAATCCCGCGCTGGAGTGGGCCGCGCTCGATGCGGCGAAGCGCTGGCGCTTCCAACCCGCTCTCAGAAACGGGAAGCCGGTCGAATCGGAGGTGACGATCCCGTTTCGTTTCTCGATCGCGCGTTGA